A genomic region of Ferroacidibacillus organovorans contains the following coding sequences:
- a CDS encoding ATP-binding protein → MGRNQIIEALHILQMPAMADAYERQEQGIEGDGLTFEERLGFLVDAEVLYRRIASRLACCKRQNCVCMLPRKISITAKPGDWIAV, encoded by the coding sequence ATGGGAAGAAACCAGATCATCGAAGCGTTGCACATCCTGCAGATGCCTGCGATGGCAGATGCGTATGAGAGACAGGAACAAGGGATCGAAGGAGACGGACTGACGTTTGAGGAACGACTGGGCTTTTTGGTCGACGCTGAAGTTTTGTATCGCAGAATCGCAAGCAGGCTCGCCTGTTGCAAGAGGCAAAATTGCGTGTGCATGCTTCCCCGGAAGATATCAATTACCGCCAAGCCAGGGGATTGGATCGCGGTGTGA